A genomic window from Tenebrio molitor chromosome X, icTenMoli1.1, whole genome shotgun sequence includes:
- the LOC138139675 gene encoding actin-like protein 6B, with protein MSGAVYGGDEVGALVFDIGHNSTRAGFGGEDSPKLDIPSTIGVWLDSHDDVTQKRYNIGITSINVRRSEMELTTFLKDGMVENWEIFENFLDYIYSNALRAIPNDHPLLITEPPWVTPSKREQLTELMFEKYNVPALYLAKNASLAAFANGRPTCLVVDSGATHTSAVPVHDGFVLTQAVVKSPAGGDYLSTQCRNYLNEKGIEIVPPCMVASKEVTKAEEAANFKRRVIQAKLTDSWHNYMIKQVMQDFQASVLQVSDNLYDEEVVKTMPAIHYEFPNGFHKDFGVERFKIPEPMFNPVAGAKSGIQPTLGVGPLVTTSVGMCDIDIRPAMYGSVVVTGGNSNLQGFTERLNRDLAAKTPPSMRLKIISAPGATERKFGAWSGGSILTSLGSFQQLWVSKQEYDDGGKAVVQSKCL; from the exons ATGAGCGGGGCTGTTTATGGAGGAG aTGAAGTTGGGGCTCTTGTCTTCGACATTGGCCATAATTCGACGAGAGCTGGCTTCGGCGGTGAAGATAGTCCTAAATTGGACATACCTTCGACAATTGGAGTCTGGTTAGATTCGCATGATGATGTAACACAAAAGCGTTACAACATTGGAATAACATCAATTAATGTTCGGAGATctg AAATGGAACtgacaacatttttgaaagaTGGAATGGTGGAAAATTGggaaatcttcgaaaattttttggattacattTACAGTAATGCTTTGAGGGCGATTCCAAATGATCATCCTTTGCTTATCACAGAGCCTCCATGGGTAACCCCCTCTAAAAGGGAGCAATTAACTGAGTTAATGTTTGAGAAGTACAATGTTCCTGCTCTTTATTTAGCTAAGAACGCATCCCTCGCTGCCTTCGCCAATGGGCGTCCGACTTGCCTTGTTGTTGATAGCGGAGCCACTCACACCTCCGCAGTTCCTGTACATGACGG TTTTGTGCTGACACAAGCTGTGGTTAAGTCTCCAGCAGGGGGAGATTATTTGAGCACACAATGTCGCAATTATTTAAACGAAAAAGGAATTGAAATTGTCCCTCCTTGCATGGTAGCATCTAAGGAAGTTACCAAAGCTGAAGAGGCGGCCAATTTCAAACGCAGAGTTATTCAAGCTAAGCTCACCGACTCTTGGCACAACTATATGATCAAA CAAGTGATGCAAGACTTCCAAGCTTCAGTTTTGCAAGTTTCTGATAATTTATACGACGAAGAAGTCGTCAAGACCATGCCGGCGATTCACTACGAGTTTCCCAACGGCTTCCACAAGGATTTCGGAGTGGAGCGTTTTAAAATCCCAGAGCCTATGTTCAATCCCGTCGCAGGAGCTAAATCCGGTATTCAACCTACGCTAGGTGTGGGCCCCCTGGTCACCACCAGTGTTGGAATGTGCGATATCGACATCAGACCT GCTATGTACGGAAGTGTTGTGGTGACAGGGGGAAACTCCAATCTTCAAGGTTTTACAGAACGTCTGAATCGCGATCTAGCAGCTAAGACACCACCG AGCATGCGTTTGAAAATAATCAGTGCCCCGGGCGCCACCGAGAGGAAGTTCGGAGCTTGGTCTGGGGGTTCGATTTTGACGTCGTTGGGCTCATTCCAGCAACTGTGGGTGTCGAAACAGGAGTACGATGATGGCGGGAAAGCCGTCGTTCAAtcaaaatgtttgtaa
- the Cln3 gene encoding battenin isoform X6 codes for MSEYQSSAVILPSAQKEISTRKKPWRALVAYWILGLCNNYGYVVMLTAAGDIIGESEGSKSKERNCTYMSTGAILLADIIPSLLIKLFAPFFPFFVNLRVALCVLFSSVGFILVAFSQSMTMSLLGVIATSFCSGLGEVTYLQYSSFFDRNVVSTWSSGTGGAGVIGALSYSILQQLGLKTTLLVMLLVPGLMAVTFFIILPTPEVRDDDDLNVQNHVNSEEIKNPKKALVKKFRQVPSLFKYMIPFGLVYFLEYYINQGTFELINFDNTFLKPSDQYRWLQVVYQVGVFLSRSSVNFFHIKHIWLMSVLQAVNVVIFTTEVIYYYVPYFWIMVVLTLWEGLLGGAAYVNTFYRISTEVREEKKQFSMAITSFADTIGITLAGIVAIYAHNAICSLPMPQR; via the exons ATGTCTGAATATCAGAGTAGTGCCGTCATTTTGCCCTCCGCACAGAAGGAGATTTCAACGAGAAAAAAGCCCTGGAGGGCTCTCGTAGCGTACTGGATTTTAGGACTTTGCAACAATTATGGATACGTAGTGATGTTAACAGCCGCCGGAGATATCATAGGAGAAAGTGAA GGCTCGAAAAGCAAAGAACGAAATTGTACATATATGTCTACAGGAGCCATATTATTAGCCGACATAATTCCAAGTTtactaatcaaattatttGCGCCCTTTTTTCCATTCTTTGTAAA tttgAGGGTAGCTCTTTGTGTACTTTTTTCTTCAGTAGGATTTATTTTAGTGGCCTTTAGTCAAAGCATGACCATGTCTTTGTTAGGGGTAATAGCGACTTCCTTCTGCTCAGGCCTGGGGGAAGTTACTTACTTACAATATAGTTCCTTTTTTGACAG AAATGTCGTTTCGACATGGAGTTCAGGAACTGGAGGCGCCGGGGTTATTGGAGCCCTTTCTTACTCTATTTTACAGCAGTTGGGATTGAAAACAACACTGCTGGTGATGCTCTTGGTCCCCGGATTGATGGCTGTGAC atttttcataatactaCCAACACCTGAAGTACGAGACGATGATGACCTTAATGTACAAAATCATGTGAACagtgaagaaataaaaaatccgAAAAAAGCCTTAGTGAAAAAATTCAGACAAGTGCCTTCCTTATTCAAGTACATGATTCCATTCGGTTTGGTTTATTTCCTTGAGTATTACATAAACCAGGGAACA TTCGAGTtaatcaattttgacaatacaTTCCTCAAACCAAGCGATCAATACAGGTGGCTTCAGGTGGTTTATCAAGTTGGTGTGTTCCTGTCTAGATCTTCAGTGAACTTCTTCCACATTAAACACATTTGGTTGATGTCAGTATTACAG GCTGTTAACGTGGTAATTTTCACCACCGAAGTGATTTATTACTACGTTCCATACTTTTGGATAATGGTGGTTTTAACACTATGGGAGGGTTTGTTAGGTGGGGCCGCCTATGTTAATACTTTTTACAGAATCTCTACCGAA GTGAGAGAAGAAAAGAAACAGTTTTCCATGGCGATTACAAGCTTTGCGGACACTATTGGTATTACATTGGCGGGGATCGTGGCGATCTACGCACACAACGCCATATGCTCTCTCCCGATGCCACAACGTTaa
- the Cln3 gene encoding battenin isoform X2, which translates to MFVCRLKMDLVPLEFSPETMGILFKKSKKNYDMSEYQSSAVILPSAQKEISTRKKPWRALVAYWILGLCNNYGYVVMLTAAGDIIGESEGSKSKERNCTYMSTGAILLADIIPSLLIKLFAPFFPFFVNLRVALCVLFSSVGFILVAFSQSMTMSLLGVIATSFCSGLGEVTYLQYSSFFDRNVVSTWSSGTGGAGVIGALSYSILQQLGLKTTLLVMLLVPGLMAVTFFIILPTPEVRDDDDLNVQNHVNSEEIKNPKKALVKKFRQVPSLFKYMIPFGLVYFLEYYINQGTFELINFDNTFLKPSDQYRWLQVVYQVGVFLSRSSVNFFHIKHIWLMSVLQAVNVVIFTTEVIYYYVPYFWIMVVLTLWEGLLGGAAYVNTFYRISTEVREEKKQFSMAITSFADTIGITLAGIVAIYAHNAICSLPMPQR; encoded by the exons ATGTTTGTTTGTAGGTTAAAGATGGATTTGGTTCCGTTGGAGTTTTCCCCCGAAACAATGG GAATACTGttcaaaaagtcaaaaaagaacTACGATATGTCTGAATATCAGAGTAGTGCCGTCATTTTGCCCTCCGCACAGAAGGAGATTTCAACGAGAAAAAAGCCCTGGAGGGCTCTCGTAGCGTACTGGATTTTAGGACTTTGCAACAATTATGGATACGTAGTGATGTTAACAGCCGCCGGAGATATCATAGGAGAAAGTGAA GGCTCGAAAAGCAAAGAACGAAATTGTACATATATGTCTACAGGAGCCATATTATTAGCCGACATAATTCCAAGTTtactaatcaaattatttGCGCCCTTTTTTCCATTCTTTGTAAA tttgAGGGTAGCTCTTTGTGTACTTTTTTCTTCAGTAGGATTTATTTTAGTGGCCTTTAGTCAAAGCATGACCATGTCTTTGTTAGGGGTAATAGCGACTTCCTTCTGCTCAGGCCTGGGGGAAGTTACTTACTTACAATATAGTTCCTTTTTTGACAG AAATGTCGTTTCGACATGGAGTTCAGGAACTGGAGGCGCCGGGGTTATTGGAGCCCTTTCTTACTCTATTTTACAGCAGTTGGGATTGAAAACAACACTGCTGGTGATGCTCTTGGTCCCCGGATTGATGGCTGTGAC atttttcataatactaCCAACACCTGAAGTACGAGACGATGATGACCTTAATGTACAAAATCATGTGAACagtgaagaaataaaaaatccgAAAAAAGCCTTAGTGAAAAAATTCAGACAAGTGCCTTCCTTATTCAAGTACATGATTCCATTCGGTTTGGTTTATTTCCTTGAGTATTACATAAACCAGGGAACA TTCGAGTtaatcaattttgacaatacaTTCCTCAAACCAAGCGATCAATACAGGTGGCTTCAGGTGGTTTATCAAGTTGGTGTGTTCCTGTCTAGATCTTCAGTGAACTTCTTCCACATTAAACACATTTGGTTGATGTCAGTATTACAG GCTGTTAACGTGGTAATTTTCACCACCGAAGTGATTTATTACTACGTTCCATACTTTTGGATAATGGTGGTTTTAACACTATGGGAGGGTTTGTTAGGTGGGGCCGCCTATGTTAATACTTTTTACAGAATCTCTACCGAA GTGAGAGAAGAAAAGAAACAGTTTTCCATGGCGATTACAAGCTTTGCGGACACTATTGGTATTACATTGGCGGGGATCGTGGCGATCTACGCACACAACGCCATATGCTCTCTCCCGATGCCACAACGTTaa
- the Cln3 gene encoding battenin isoform X5 yields the protein MNLTQLGILFKKSKKNYDMSEYQSSAVILPSAQKEISTRKKPWRALVAYWILGLCNNYGYVVMLTAAGDIIGESEGSKSKERNCTYMSTGAILLADIIPSLLIKLFAPFFPFFVNLRVALCVLFSSVGFILVAFSQSMTMSLLGVIATSFCSGLGEVTYLQYSSFFDRNVVSTWSSGTGGAGVIGALSYSILQQLGLKTTLLVMLLVPGLMAVTFFIILPTPEVRDDDDLNVQNHVNSEEIKNPKKALVKKFRQVPSLFKYMIPFGLVYFLEYYINQGTFELINFDNTFLKPSDQYRWLQVVYQVGVFLSRSSVNFFHIKHIWLMSVLQAVNVVIFTTEVIYYYVPYFWIMVVLTLWEGLLGGAAYVNTFYRISTEVREEKKQFSMAITSFADTIGITLAGIVAIYAHNAICSLPMPQR from the exons ATGAATTTAACACAGCTGG GAATACTGttcaaaaagtcaaaaaagaacTACGATATGTCTGAATATCAGAGTAGTGCCGTCATTTTGCCCTCCGCACAGAAGGAGATTTCAACGAGAAAAAAGCCCTGGAGGGCTCTCGTAGCGTACTGGATTTTAGGACTTTGCAACAATTATGGATACGTAGTGATGTTAACAGCCGCCGGAGATATCATAGGAGAAAGTGAA GGCTCGAAAAGCAAAGAACGAAATTGTACATATATGTCTACAGGAGCCATATTATTAGCCGACATAATTCCAAGTTtactaatcaaattatttGCGCCCTTTTTTCCATTCTTTGTAAA tttgAGGGTAGCTCTTTGTGTACTTTTTTCTTCAGTAGGATTTATTTTAGTGGCCTTTAGTCAAAGCATGACCATGTCTTTGTTAGGGGTAATAGCGACTTCCTTCTGCTCAGGCCTGGGGGAAGTTACTTACTTACAATATAGTTCCTTTTTTGACAG AAATGTCGTTTCGACATGGAGTTCAGGAACTGGAGGCGCCGGGGTTATTGGAGCCCTTTCTTACTCTATTTTACAGCAGTTGGGATTGAAAACAACACTGCTGGTGATGCTCTTGGTCCCCGGATTGATGGCTGTGAC atttttcataatactaCCAACACCTGAAGTACGAGACGATGATGACCTTAATGTACAAAATCATGTGAACagtgaagaaataaaaaatccgAAAAAAGCCTTAGTGAAAAAATTCAGACAAGTGCCTTCCTTATTCAAGTACATGATTCCATTCGGTTTGGTTTATTTCCTTGAGTATTACATAAACCAGGGAACA TTCGAGTtaatcaattttgacaatacaTTCCTCAAACCAAGCGATCAATACAGGTGGCTTCAGGTGGTTTATCAAGTTGGTGTGTTCCTGTCTAGATCTTCAGTGAACTTCTTCCACATTAAACACATTTGGTTGATGTCAGTATTACAG GCTGTTAACGTGGTAATTTTCACCACCGAAGTGATTTATTACTACGTTCCATACTTTTGGATAATGGTGGTTTTAACACTATGGGAGGGTTTGTTAGGTGGGGCCGCCTATGTTAATACTTTTTACAGAATCTCTACCGAA GTGAGAGAAGAAAAGAAACAGTTTTCCATGGCGATTACAAGCTTTGCGGACACTATTGGTATTACATTGGCGGGGATCGTGGCGATCTACGCACACAACGCCATATGCTCTCTCCCGATGCCACAACGTTaa
- the Cln3 gene encoding battenin isoform X4: protein MRQLYAPINQSRFGILFKKSKKNYDMSEYQSSAVILPSAQKEISTRKKPWRALVAYWILGLCNNYGYVVMLTAAGDIIGESEGSKSKERNCTYMSTGAILLADIIPSLLIKLFAPFFPFFVNLRVALCVLFSSVGFILVAFSQSMTMSLLGVIATSFCSGLGEVTYLQYSSFFDRNVVSTWSSGTGGAGVIGALSYSILQQLGLKTTLLVMLLVPGLMAVTFFIILPTPEVRDDDDLNVQNHVNSEEIKNPKKALVKKFRQVPSLFKYMIPFGLVYFLEYYINQGTFELINFDNTFLKPSDQYRWLQVVYQVGVFLSRSSVNFFHIKHIWLMSVLQAVNVVIFTTEVIYYYVPYFWIMVVLTLWEGLLGGAAYVNTFYRISTEVREEKKQFSMAITSFADTIGITLAGIVAIYAHNAICSLPMPQR, encoded by the exons ATGCGCCAGTTATATGCACCAATAAATCAATCGCGATTTG GAATACTGttcaaaaagtcaaaaaagaacTACGATATGTCTGAATATCAGAGTAGTGCCGTCATTTTGCCCTCCGCACAGAAGGAGATTTCAACGAGAAAAAAGCCCTGGAGGGCTCTCGTAGCGTACTGGATTTTAGGACTTTGCAACAATTATGGATACGTAGTGATGTTAACAGCCGCCGGAGATATCATAGGAGAAAGTGAA GGCTCGAAAAGCAAAGAACGAAATTGTACATATATGTCTACAGGAGCCATATTATTAGCCGACATAATTCCAAGTTtactaatcaaattatttGCGCCCTTTTTTCCATTCTTTGTAAA tttgAGGGTAGCTCTTTGTGTACTTTTTTCTTCAGTAGGATTTATTTTAGTGGCCTTTAGTCAAAGCATGACCATGTCTTTGTTAGGGGTAATAGCGACTTCCTTCTGCTCAGGCCTGGGGGAAGTTACTTACTTACAATATAGTTCCTTTTTTGACAG AAATGTCGTTTCGACATGGAGTTCAGGAACTGGAGGCGCCGGGGTTATTGGAGCCCTTTCTTACTCTATTTTACAGCAGTTGGGATTGAAAACAACACTGCTGGTGATGCTCTTGGTCCCCGGATTGATGGCTGTGAC atttttcataatactaCCAACACCTGAAGTACGAGACGATGATGACCTTAATGTACAAAATCATGTGAACagtgaagaaataaaaaatccgAAAAAAGCCTTAGTGAAAAAATTCAGACAAGTGCCTTCCTTATTCAAGTACATGATTCCATTCGGTTTGGTTTATTTCCTTGAGTATTACATAAACCAGGGAACA TTCGAGTtaatcaattttgacaatacaTTCCTCAAACCAAGCGATCAATACAGGTGGCTTCAGGTGGTTTATCAAGTTGGTGTGTTCCTGTCTAGATCTTCAGTGAACTTCTTCCACATTAAACACATTTGGTTGATGTCAGTATTACAG GCTGTTAACGTGGTAATTTTCACCACCGAAGTGATTTATTACTACGTTCCATACTTTTGGATAATGGTGGTTTTAACACTATGGGAGGGTTTGTTAGGTGGGGCCGCCTATGTTAATACTTTTTACAGAATCTCTACCGAA GTGAGAGAAGAAAAGAAACAGTTTTCCATGGCGATTACAAGCTTTGCGGACACTATTGGTATTACATTGGCGGGGATCGTGGCGATCTACGCACACAACGCCATATGCTCTCTCCCGATGCCACAACGTTaa
- the Cln3 gene encoding battenin isoform X3, which yields MDLVPLEFSPETMGILFKKSKKNYDMSEYQSSAVILPSAQKEISTRKKPWRALVAYWILGLCNNYGYVVMLTAAGDIIGESEGSKSKERNCTYMSTGAILLADIIPSLLIKLFAPFFPFFVNLRVALCVLFSSVGFILVAFSQSMTMSLLGVIATSFCSGLGEVTYLQYSSFFDRNVVSTWSSGTGGAGVIGALSYSILQQLGLKTTLLVMLLVPGLMAVTFFIILPTPEVRDDDDLNVQNHVNSEEIKNPKKALVKKFRQVPSLFKYMIPFGLVYFLEYYINQGTFELINFDNTFLKPSDQYRWLQVVYQVGVFLSRSSVNFFHIKHIWLMSVLQAVNVVIFTTEVIYYYVPYFWIMVVLTLWEGLLGGAAYVNTFYRISTEVREEKKQFSMAITSFADTIGITLAGIVAIYAHNAICSLPMPQR from the exons ATGGATTTGGTTCCGTTGGAGTTTTCCCCCGAAACAATGG GAATACTGttcaaaaagtcaaaaaagaacTACGATATGTCTGAATATCAGAGTAGTGCCGTCATTTTGCCCTCCGCACAGAAGGAGATTTCAACGAGAAAAAAGCCCTGGAGGGCTCTCGTAGCGTACTGGATTTTAGGACTTTGCAACAATTATGGATACGTAGTGATGTTAACAGCCGCCGGAGATATCATAGGAGAAAGTGAA GGCTCGAAAAGCAAAGAACGAAATTGTACATATATGTCTACAGGAGCCATATTATTAGCCGACATAATTCCAAGTTtactaatcaaattatttGCGCCCTTTTTTCCATTCTTTGTAAA tttgAGGGTAGCTCTTTGTGTACTTTTTTCTTCAGTAGGATTTATTTTAGTGGCCTTTAGTCAAAGCATGACCATGTCTTTGTTAGGGGTAATAGCGACTTCCTTCTGCTCAGGCCTGGGGGAAGTTACTTACTTACAATATAGTTCCTTTTTTGACAG AAATGTCGTTTCGACATGGAGTTCAGGAACTGGAGGCGCCGGGGTTATTGGAGCCCTTTCTTACTCTATTTTACAGCAGTTGGGATTGAAAACAACACTGCTGGTGATGCTCTTGGTCCCCGGATTGATGGCTGTGAC atttttcataatactaCCAACACCTGAAGTACGAGACGATGATGACCTTAATGTACAAAATCATGTGAACagtgaagaaataaaaaatccgAAAAAAGCCTTAGTGAAAAAATTCAGACAAGTGCCTTCCTTATTCAAGTACATGATTCCATTCGGTTTGGTTTATTTCCTTGAGTATTACATAAACCAGGGAACA TTCGAGTtaatcaattttgacaatacaTTCCTCAAACCAAGCGATCAATACAGGTGGCTTCAGGTGGTTTATCAAGTTGGTGTGTTCCTGTCTAGATCTTCAGTGAACTTCTTCCACATTAAACACATTTGGTTGATGTCAGTATTACAG GCTGTTAACGTGGTAATTTTCACCACCGAAGTGATTTATTACTACGTTCCATACTTTTGGATAATGGTGGTTTTAACACTATGGGAGGGTTTGTTAGGTGGGGCCGCCTATGTTAATACTTTTTACAGAATCTCTACCGAA GTGAGAGAAGAAAAGAAACAGTTTTCCATGGCGATTACAAGCTTTGCGGACACTATTGGTATTACATTGGCGGGGATCGTGGCGATCTACGCACACAACGCCATATGCTCTCTCCCGATGCCACAACGTTaa
- the Cln3 gene encoding battenin isoform X1 translates to MIRIVRRKLRVTGPKSSTFIHYYNRILFKKSKKNYDMSEYQSSAVILPSAQKEISTRKKPWRALVAYWILGLCNNYGYVVMLTAAGDIIGESEGSKSKERNCTYMSTGAILLADIIPSLLIKLFAPFFPFFVNLRVALCVLFSSVGFILVAFSQSMTMSLLGVIATSFCSGLGEVTYLQYSSFFDRNVVSTWSSGTGGAGVIGALSYSILQQLGLKTTLLVMLLVPGLMAVTFFIILPTPEVRDDDDLNVQNHVNSEEIKNPKKALVKKFRQVPSLFKYMIPFGLVYFLEYYINQGTFELINFDNTFLKPSDQYRWLQVVYQVGVFLSRSSVNFFHIKHIWLMSVLQAVNVVIFTTEVIYYYVPYFWIMVVLTLWEGLLGGAAYVNTFYRISTEVREEKKQFSMAITSFADTIGITLAGIVAIYAHNAICSLPMPQR, encoded by the exons ATGATCAGAATCGTACGCCGTAAGCTCCGGGTCACCGGCCCAAAATCTTCCACATTCATACATTATTATAATA GAATACTGttcaaaaagtcaaaaaagaacTACGATATGTCTGAATATCAGAGTAGTGCCGTCATTTTGCCCTCCGCACAGAAGGAGATTTCAACGAGAAAAAAGCCCTGGAGGGCTCTCGTAGCGTACTGGATTTTAGGACTTTGCAACAATTATGGATACGTAGTGATGTTAACAGCCGCCGGAGATATCATAGGAGAAAGTGAA GGCTCGAAAAGCAAAGAACGAAATTGTACATATATGTCTACAGGAGCCATATTATTAGCCGACATAATTCCAAGTTtactaatcaaattatttGCGCCCTTTTTTCCATTCTTTGTAAA tttgAGGGTAGCTCTTTGTGTACTTTTTTCTTCAGTAGGATTTATTTTAGTGGCCTTTAGTCAAAGCATGACCATGTCTTTGTTAGGGGTAATAGCGACTTCCTTCTGCTCAGGCCTGGGGGAAGTTACTTACTTACAATATAGTTCCTTTTTTGACAG AAATGTCGTTTCGACATGGAGTTCAGGAACTGGAGGCGCCGGGGTTATTGGAGCCCTTTCTTACTCTATTTTACAGCAGTTGGGATTGAAAACAACACTGCTGGTGATGCTCTTGGTCCCCGGATTGATGGCTGTGAC atttttcataatactaCCAACACCTGAAGTACGAGACGATGATGACCTTAATGTACAAAATCATGTGAACagtgaagaaataaaaaatccgAAAAAAGCCTTAGTGAAAAAATTCAGACAAGTGCCTTCCTTATTCAAGTACATGATTCCATTCGGTTTGGTTTATTTCCTTGAGTATTACATAAACCAGGGAACA TTCGAGTtaatcaattttgacaatacaTTCCTCAAACCAAGCGATCAATACAGGTGGCTTCAGGTGGTTTATCAAGTTGGTGTGTTCCTGTCTAGATCTTCAGTGAACTTCTTCCACATTAAACACATTTGGTTGATGTCAGTATTACAG GCTGTTAACGTGGTAATTTTCACCACCGAAGTGATTTATTACTACGTTCCATACTTTTGGATAATGGTGGTTTTAACACTATGGGAGGGTTTGTTAGGTGGGGCCGCCTATGTTAATACTTTTTACAGAATCTCTACCGAA GTGAGAGAAGAAAAGAAACAGTTTTCCATGGCGATTACAAGCTTTGCGGACACTATTGGTATTACATTGGCGGGGATCGTGGCGATCTACGCACACAACGCCATATGCTCTCTCCCGATGCCACAACGTTaa
- the Galphai gene encoding G protein alpha i subunit, whose protein sequence is MGCAVSTTGDKEATERSKKIDRDLRADGERAASEVKLLLLGAGESGKSTIVKQMKIIHETGYSKEECEQYRPVVYSNTIQSLMAIIRAMGQLRIDFADPSRADIARQFFTYASAAEEGELTTDLVMLMKKLWQDPGVQLCFARSREYQLNDSAAYYLNALDRISQPNYIPSQQDVLRTRVKTTGIVETHFSFKGLHFKMFDVGGQRSERKKWIHCFEGVTAIIFCVALSGYDLVLAEDEEMNRMVESMKLFDSICNSKWFVSTSIILFLNKKDLFEEKIARSPLTICFPEYTGPNTYEDASAYIRMKFENLNKRKDQKEIYTHFTCATDTNNIQFVFDAVTDVIIKNNLKDCGLMM, encoded by the exons atgGGTTGTGCGGTTAGTACAACGGGCGATAAAGAAGCTACGGAAAGATCTAAGAAAATCGACAGGGATCTTCGGGCAGATGGAGAAAGGGCAGCAAGCGAAGTCAAGCTGTTACTTCTTG gcGCCGGCGAATCCGGTAAAAGTACGATTGTTAAACAGATGAAGATCATACACGAAACTGGATACTCAAAGGAAGAATGTGAACAGTATAGGCCTGTTGTTTATAGTAACACCATTCAGAGTTTAATGGCTATTATTAGGGCAATGGGGCAATTAAGGATCGACTTTGCCGACCCCAGTCGTGCC GATATAGCGCGGCAGTTCTTTACATACGCGAGTGCAGCAGAAGAAGGTGAACTCACTACAGATCTCGTAATGCTGATGAAAAAGCTTTGGCAAGATCCTGGAGTGCAGTTGTGTTTCGCACGTTCCCGAGAATATCAGTTAAATGATTCTGCAGCTTATTATTTAAATGCATTAGACAGAATTTCACAGCCGAATTACATTCCTTCTCAGCAAGACGTGTTAAGAACCAGAGTCAAAACAACTGGAATTGTAGAAACACACTTCTCTTTCAAAGGACTACATTTTAA aATGTTTGATGTTGGTGGTCAGCGCTCTGAGCGGAAGAAGTGGATCCATTGTTTTGAAGGTGTCACTGCCATCATTTTTTGTGTAGCTCTGTCAGGTTACGACCTGGTCTTGGCCGAGGACGAAGAGATGAACAGGATGGTAGAATCAATGAAACTGTTTGATTCCATTTGTAATAGCAAATGGTTTGTGTCAACTTCTATAATATTGTTCTTGAACAAAAAAGATTTATTCGAAGAGAAAATTGCGAGGAGTCCTTTGACTATATGTTTTCCCGAATACACAGGCCCTAATACTTACGAAGATGCGTCGGCTTATATCCGTatgaaattcgaaaatttgaacaaaagGAAGGACCAGAAAGAAATTTATACTCATTTCACGTGTGCCACAGACACTAATAATATTCAGTTTGTTTTTGATGCTGTCACAGATGTAATTAttaagaataatttaaaagattGCGGCCTTATGATGTAA